One region of Streptomyces davaonensis JCM 4913 genomic DNA includes:
- a CDS encoding LutC/YkgG family protein: MSSRERILGRVRRALADVPAGEDAAIERAYLRQHGDLGPAQTVDLLAENLADYRAVVHRTDTEELPYLIMRLLAQRGPQYVLVPPGLPPQWMSAADPTRVHDRAVSTPQELDKVESVVTGCALAIAETGTLVLDGSPDQGRRRITLVPDHHICVVRVPDQVVSSVPQALERLDPARPLTWISGPSATSDIELDRVEGVHGPRMLEVVLVSDEERA; encoded by the coding sequence GTGAGCAGCAGGGAACGGATCCTGGGCCGAGTGCGGCGCGCGCTGGCGGACGTACCGGCGGGTGAGGACGCCGCGATCGAGCGCGCGTATCTACGGCAGCACGGTGACCTCGGTCCGGCGCAGACGGTGGATCTGCTGGCGGAGAACCTGGCGGACTACCGGGCGGTCGTGCACCGCACGGACACCGAGGAACTGCCTTACCTGATCATGCGGTTGCTCGCGCAGCGCGGACCGCAGTATGTGCTCGTGCCTCCAGGGCTGCCGCCGCAGTGGATGTCGGCCGCCGACCCCACGCGGGTACACGATCGCGCGGTCAGCACGCCGCAGGAGCTGGACAAGGTGGAGAGCGTGGTCACCGGCTGCGCCCTCGCCATCGCCGAGACCGGCACCCTCGTCCTCGACGGCTCCCCCGACCAGGGCCGCCGCCGCATCACTCTCGTGCCCGATCACCACATCTGTGTCGTACGGGTCCCGGACCAGGTCGTCTCCTCCGTACCGCAGGCCCTCGAACGCCTCGACCCGGCCCGTCCGCTGACCTGGATCTCCGGTCCTTCGGCGACCAGCGACATCGAGCTGGACCGGGTCGAGGGGGTGCATGGTCCGCGCATGCTGGAGGTGGTGCTGGTGAGCGATGAGGAGCGTGCGTAA
- a CDS encoding ABC transporter ATP-binding protein encodes MIRFEQVSKRYPDGTTAVDGLSFEVGEGELVTLVGPSGCGKTTTMMMVNRLIEPTSGRILVDGEDVMSVDPVRLRRRIGYVIQQVGLFPHRTILDNTATVPTLVGWKRAKARARAAELLDLVGLDPTTYGPRYPDQLSGGQRQRVGVARALAADPPVLLMDEPFGAVDPVVREQLQDEFLRMQAAVRKTVLLVTHDIEEAVRLGDRIAVYGQGRIEQYDTPGAVLGTPATPYVAEFVGADRGLKRLSVTEIEADDLEQPPIARLDEPAPVVAERLRAEGGRWVVVLDDAGELHGWAGLDDLAGGGAVGDHAHRMNAWVPVGAPLKQAFGVMLQHDAGWVAVLEGARFLGVLTPAKLHEALRRSVDADARGVARDQVRFDSVADA; translated from the coding sequence ATGATCCGGTTCGAGCAGGTCAGCAAGCGGTATCCGGACGGGACGACCGCGGTGGACGGGCTCAGTTTCGAGGTGGGCGAGGGTGAGCTGGTGACCCTCGTGGGGCCGTCCGGCTGCGGCAAGACGACGACCATGATGATGGTCAACCGGCTGATCGAGCCGACCTCGGGGCGGATCCTGGTGGACGGCGAGGATGTCATGTCGGTCGATCCGGTGCGGCTGCGCCGCCGCATCGGGTACGTCATCCAGCAGGTGGGGCTGTTCCCGCACCGCACGATCCTCGACAACACCGCGACCGTGCCAACGCTGGTCGGCTGGAAGCGCGCCAAGGCCCGCGCCCGGGCGGCCGAGCTGCTCGATCTGGTGGGGCTCGATCCGACGACGTACGGGCCGCGCTATCCGGACCAGCTCTCCGGCGGGCAGCGGCAGCGGGTCGGCGTGGCGCGGGCGCTGGCCGCCGATCCTCCGGTGCTGTTGATGGACGAGCCCTTCGGCGCGGTGGACCCGGTGGTGCGCGAGCAGCTTCAGGACGAGTTCCTGCGGATGCAGGCCGCCGTCCGCAAGACGGTGCTGCTGGTCACGCACGACATCGAGGAGGCGGTACGGCTGGGCGACCGGATCGCGGTGTACGGGCAGGGGCGGATCGAGCAGTACGACACTCCGGGGGCCGTGCTCGGGACGCCGGCGACGCCGTACGTGGCGGAATTCGTGGGCGCGGACCGGGGATTGAAGCGGCTCTCGGTGACCGAGATCGAGGCCGACGACCTGGAACAGCCGCCGATCGCACGGCTGGACGAACCGGCGCCCGTCGTGGCCGAGCGGCTGCGCGCCGAGGGCGGCCGGTGGGTCGTGGTCCTCGACGACGCGGGCGAACTGCACGGCTGGGCCGGTCTCGACGATCTCGCCGGGGGCGGTGCCGTCGGCGACCACGCGCACCGGATGAACGCGTGGGTGCCGGTGGGGGCGCCGCTGAAGCAGGCGTTCGGGGTGATGCTCCAGCACGACGCCGGGTGGGTCGCCGTGCTGGAGGGTGCGCGCTTCCTGGGTGTCCTGACCCCGGCGAAGCTGCACGAGGCGCTGCGCCGCTCGGTGGACGCGGATGCGCGGGGCGTGGCCCGGGATCAGGTGCGGTTCGACTCCGTGGCGGACGCCTGA
- a CDS encoding ABC transporter substrate-binding protein, translated as MRGLRALAVLLLLTGCSTGPSLENQSAVTASPGDSRSLTIGSAGFTESDLLAQMYALLLNQAGYDTDMLTVANRELYEPALESGQIDLVPEYAATFADWLNAKTHGADAAPVGSPDLDETMTALRQLAAPRGLAVLDPGRAVDQNAFAVTAAYAREHDLKTLSDLGASGLEVQLAAGDECVQRPYCEPGLKKTYGIDITGVDPKGVGTTQAKRAVQSGEDQLVLTTTTDATLDEFGLVLLGDDKSLQNADYIVPVVNHARAGSERVSKALGRLNDVLTTSDLASLNQQVDSWRRLASDVARSYLQDKGLLK; from the coding sequence ATGAGAGGGCTTCGCGCCTTGGCGGTCCTGCTGCTGCTCACCGGCTGCTCCACCGGCCCCTCCCTGGAGAACCAGAGCGCGGTCACCGCATCGCCCGGCGACAGCCGCAGCCTGACCATCGGCTCGGCCGGATTCACCGAGAGCGATCTGCTCGCCCAGATGTACGCGTTGCTGCTGAACCAGGCCGGCTACGACACCGACATGCTCACCGTCGCCAACCGCGAACTGTACGAACCCGCCCTGGAGTCGGGGCAGATCGACCTCGTGCCCGAGTACGCGGCCACGTTCGCGGACTGGCTCAACGCCAAGACCCACGGCGCCGACGCCGCCCCCGTCGGCTCACCGGACCTCGACGAGACGATGACGGCGCTGCGGCAACTGGCCGCACCCCGGGGCCTCGCCGTCCTGGACCCCGGGCGGGCGGTCGACCAGAACGCGTTCGCCGTGACCGCCGCCTACGCGCGCGAACACGACCTCAAGACGCTCAGCGACCTGGGCGCCTCCGGCCTTGAGGTACAGCTCGCGGCGGGCGACGAATGTGTCCAACGCCCTTACTGCGAACCCGGGTTGAAGAAGACCTACGGCATCGACATCACCGGCGTCGACCCCAAGGGCGTCGGCACCACCCAGGCGAAGCGGGCCGTTCAGAGCGGCGAGGACCAGCTCGTGCTGACCACCACGACCGACGCCACCTTGGACGAGTTCGGCCTGGTCCTGCTCGGCGACGACAAGAGTCTCCAGAACGCCGACTACATCGTCCCGGTCGTCAACCACGCCCGTGCGGGCAGCGAGCGGGTGAGCAAGGCGCTCGGCCGCCTCAACGACGTCCTCACCACCTCCGATCTCGCCTCGCTCAACCAACAGGTCGACAGCTGGCGGCGGTTGGCGAGCGACGTGGCCCGGAGCTATCTCCAGGACAAGGGCCTGCTGAAGTGA
- a CDS encoding ABC transporter permease — protein MNTLTGAWDWLTDSAHWTGDDGIWQRLLEHLVLTVVCLLVSCLIALPVAVVLGHLGKGGALAVNISNIGRAVPTFAVLVLLLLTPVGDWGEGPTVVALVLFAVPPLLTNAYVGMREVDRSVVQAARGMGMTGRQVMFRVELPLALPLLLTGVRIAAVQLVATATIAALAGGGGLGRIITAGFNLASTPQVVAGAVLVAAFALVVEGIFAVAERMSPRWAKAAS, from the coding sequence ATGAACACCCTGACCGGCGCCTGGGACTGGCTCACCGACTCCGCCCACTGGACCGGGGACGACGGCATCTGGCAGCGGCTGCTGGAGCATCTCGTCCTCACCGTGGTCTGTCTGCTGGTCAGCTGTCTGATCGCCCTGCCCGTCGCCGTGGTGCTCGGCCATCTCGGCAAGGGCGGCGCACTCGCCGTCAACATCTCCAACATCGGCCGCGCCGTCCCCACCTTCGCCGTCCTGGTCCTCCTGCTCCTGACCCCGGTGGGGGACTGGGGCGAGGGCCCGACCGTCGTCGCCCTGGTGCTGTTCGCCGTACCGCCGCTGCTCACCAATGCCTACGTCGGCATGCGCGAGGTCGACCGGAGTGTTGTGCAGGCGGCGCGCGGCATGGGGATGACGGGGCGGCAGGTGATGTTCCGCGTGGAGCTGCCTCTCGCGCTCCCTCTGCTCCTGACCGGGGTCCGGATCGCCGCCGTGCAACTCGTCGCGACGGCCACCATCGCCGCCCTGGCGGGCGGGGGCGGGCTCGGGCGGATCATCACCGCCGGATTCAATCTGGCCAGTACACCGCAGGTGGTGGCGGGTGCGGTGCTGGTCGCCGCCTTCGCGCTGGTCGTGGAGGGCATCTTCGCCGTCGCCGAGCGGATGTCGCCGCGGTGGGCGAAGGCGGCCTCATGA
- a CDS encoding ABC transporter permease — protein MTAPPDDCLARNEWVCGDYLSTRREILWDAVLQHLQLTVVSVLLGLVLALPLSVLARRWALAAGPVLAVTTILYTIPSLAMFSLLLPVYGLSESLVVAGLVLYSLTLLVRNILAGLRAVPEETRQAARGMGYGPVRLLLTVELPLALPAAMAGLRIATVSAVSLATVGAIVGFGGLGNLIYAGMNTYFKAQVLTASVLCVVIAVVADILLLGVQRLLTPWTRAVRA, from the coding sequence GTGACCGCGCCTCCCGACGACTGCCTCGCGCGCAACGAATGGGTCTGCGGCGACTATCTGAGCACCCGCCGCGAGATCCTCTGGGACGCGGTGCTCCAGCACCTTCAGCTGACTGTGGTCTCCGTCCTCCTCGGGCTCGTCCTCGCCCTGCCGCTGTCCGTGCTGGCCCGCCGCTGGGCACTGGCCGCCGGACCCGTCCTCGCCGTCACGACGATCCTCTACACGATCCCGTCGCTGGCGATGTTCTCCCTGCTCCTGCCCGTCTACGGCCTCTCTGAGAGCCTGGTCGTCGCGGGGCTCGTCCTGTACTCGCTCACCCTCCTGGTGCGCAACATCCTGGCCGGGCTGCGCGCGGTGCCCGAGGAGACCCGGCAGGCCGCGCGCGGCATGGGATACGGCCCTGTCCGCCTCCTCCTCACCGTCGAACTGCCGCTCGCCCTGCCCGCCGCGATGGCCGGACTGCGCATTGCCACGGTCTCTGCGGTCTCTTTGGCCACGGTCGGCGCGATCGTCGGTTTCGGCGGGCTCGGCAACCTCATCTACGCGGGCATGAACACCTACTTCAAGGCACAGGTGCTCACCGCGTCCGTGCTGTGCGTGGTGATCGCGGTCGTCGCCGACATCCTGCTCCTCGGCGTCCAGCGGCTGCTCACCCCCTGGACGAGAGCGGTGCGCGCATGA
- a CDS encoding ABC transporter ATP-binding protein has translation MFRTSSRTHDTGPAAEALRLVKVTKTYGSDDSAVAALREVTLGLGSGTFTAVMGPSGSGKTTLLHCAAGLERPDSGIVRVDGAELTGGDETALTKFRRGRIGFVFQQYNLLETLTVAQNTVLPLKLAGRRVDRRRTREVLASVGLGDRLGHRPHQLSGGQRQRVAIARALVAEPRVIFADEPTGALDMRSARGVLTLLQQTVRVHGRTVVMVTHDPVAASYADSVLFLADGRLAGRMDAPTPDAVAERLAHLGDSVAKEV, from the coding sequence ATGTTTCGCACAAGCTCGCGCACGCATGACACGGGACCCGCCGCGGAGGCGCTGCGGCTGGTCAAGGTCACCAAGACCTACGGGTCCGACGACAGCGCGGTGGCCGCGCTGCGCGAGGTGACGCTGGGCCTCGGGAGCGGCACCTTCACCGCGGTGATGGGTCCTTCGGGCTCCGGCAAGACGACGCTGCTGCACTGCGCGGCGGGTCTGGAGCGGCCGGACAGCGGGATCGTCCGGGTGGACGGCGCCGAGCTGACCGGCGGTGACGAGACGGCGCTGACGAAGTTCCGGCGCGGCCGGATCGGGTTCGTGTTCCAGCAGTACAACCTGCTGGAGACGCTGACCGTCGCGCAGAACACGGTGCTGCCGCTGAAACTCGCCGGGCGGCGGGTGGACCGGCGGCGGACCCGGGAGGTGCTGGCCTCGGTCGGTCTCGGCGACCGGCTCGGGCACCGGCCGCATCAGCTCTCCGGCGGCCAGCGGCAGCGCGTCGCGATCGCCCGGGCGTTGGTCGCCGAACCCCGGGTGATCTTCGCGGACGAGCCGACGGGGGCGCTGGACATGCGCAGCGCCCGAGGCGTGCTCACGCTGCTTCAGCAGACGGTGCGGGTGCACGGGCGGACCGTGGTGATGGTGACGCACGACCCGGTCGCCGCCTCCTACGCCGACTCCGTGCTGTTCCTGGCGGACGGCCGGCTCGCGGGCCGGATGGACGCGCCGACGCCGGACGCGGTGGCCGAGCGCCTCGCGCACCTCGGCGACTCCGTGGCGAAGGAGGTGTGA
- a CDS encoding FtsX-like permease family protein, which produces MFLLAMRSIRQRPGRFLATLLAAFLGAAIIMTFNSLHDTASQDGVDSTSAETLTTAASVVGGYGTLLVFFAVASTLTVNVRQRTAELELLRCSGATPAQLRRMVVGEAVAVALIGASLAIGPAMLGGQWLLDIFQDSGQVADSVDHSFGTVAFMTGFDITLLASAGAAFLAVRRATRWARRHGRARTFLTYGALAVGALAVCSTFAFSATDEALMAPPAYGAILLSVGFALMAPRLLAGVLDRLELNGASGWLAVRNLRQRVGELAGTLMSLILFTAVSTATLTMQAVESEALEASGAVKSVDAKNLETLNFTVVGIIVVFVCVMLVNSLYAATTYRSREFGQQRLAGATPGQVLGVVGAEGLILTLTGVAFGVVAALAGIVPFTVVRTDQVLPGEVYGIGAAMALIGAAATLGTSLVTARRVLRTPAVGAVAVA; this is translated from the coding sequence ATGTTCCTGCTGGCAATGCGGTCGATCCGGCAGCGGCCCGGACGGTTCCTGGCGACGCTGCTGGCCGCATTCCTGGGCGCGGCGATCATCATGACGTTCAACTCGCTGCACGACACGGCGTCTCAGGACGGCGTCGACTCCACGAGCGCGGAGACGCTGACCACGGCGGCGAGCGTCGTGGGCGGCTACGGCACGCTGCTGGTGTTCTTCGCCGTGGCCTCGACGCTGACGGTCAACGTCCGTCAGCGGACGGCCGAGTTGGAGCTGCTGCGCTGCTCGGGGGCGACCCCGGCGCAGCTCAGGCGGATGGTCGTGGGTGAGGCGGTGGCAGTGGCGCTGATCGGAGCGTCTCTGGCGATCGGCCCGGCGATGCTCGGCGGGCAGTGGCTGCTCGACATCTTCCAGGACAGCGGACAGGTGGCCGATTCCGTCGACCACTCCTTCGGCACGGTCGCGTTCATGACGGGCTTCGACATCACCCTCCTCGCGTCGGCGGGCGCCGCGTTCCTCGCGGTGCGGCGGGCGACGCGCTGGGCGCGACGGCACGGCAGGGCGCGGACGTTCCTCACGTACGGGGCGCTCGCGGTCGGCGCCCTCGCGGTGTGCTCCACGTTCGCCTTCTCGGCGACGGACGAGGCGCTGATGGCTCCGCCGGCCTATGGGGCGATCCTGCTGTCGGTCGGGTTCGCACTGATGGCGCCGCGGCTGCTCGCGGGGGTGCTGGACCGGCTGGAGCTGAATGGTGCGAGTGGCTGGCTGGCGGTGCGGAATCTGCGGCAGCGGGTCGGCGAGCTGGCCGGGACCCTGATGTCGCTGATCCTCTTCACGGCCGTCTCCACGGCCACGCTCACCATGCAGGCGGTGGAGAGCGAGGCCCTCGAGGCCTCGGGCGCGGTGAAGTCCGTCGACGCCAAGAACCTGGAGACGCTCAACTTCACGGTCGTCGGCATCATCGTGGTCTTCGTCTGCGTGATGCTGGTCAATTCGCTCTACGCGGCCACCACTTACCGCTCCCGGGAGTTCGGCCAACAGCGGCTGGCGGGGGCGACACCCGGTCAGGTGCTGGGTGTGGTGGGCGCCGAGGGGCTGATCCTGACGCTGACCGGGGTGGCGTTCGGCGTGGTGGCGGCGCTGGCGGGCATCGTCCCGTTCACCGTCGTCCGCACCGACCAGGTGCTGCCGGGCGAGGTCTACGGCATCGGCGCGGCGATGGCTCTCATCGGCGCGGCGGCGACGCTGGGCACGAGCCTGGTGACGGCGCGGCGGGTGCTGCGGACTCCGGCGGTGGGGGCGGTTGCGGTGGCGTGA
- a CDS encoding TetR/AcrR family transcriptional regulator yields MATDKASTKDRLLDAAAELFYRDGVSIGVEALCRSAGVSKRSMYQLFASKDEVLAASLERRIPVYDAQLRPAAEDAGTPRAWILGLFAQMERATTEPGYHGCPFLAALVELKDPEHPASVVARSVKERLQETFRTRVEEGGARDPELLARQLMLVFDGASARAGAGIETLDGLTTATVTALMDAAGMK; encoded by the coding sequence ATGGCCACAGACAAGGCGTCCACCAAGGACCGGCTCCTCGACGCGGCCGCCGAGCTCTTCTACCGCGACGGGGTCTCCATCGGCGTCGAGGCGCTGTGCCGGTCCGCCGGGGTCTCCAAGCGGTCGATGTACCAGCTCTTCGCGAGCAAGGACGAGGTCCTCGCGGCAAGCCTGGAGCGCCGGATTCCGGTGTACGACGCCCAGCTGCGGCCCGCCGCCGAGGACGCCGGCACGCCCCGCGCGTGGATCCTGGGCCTCTTCGCGCAGATGGAGCGCGCCACCACCGAGCCCGGCTATCACGGCTGCCCGTTCCTGGCGGCGCTGGTCGAGCTGAAGGACCCCGAGCATCCGGCGAGCGTGGTCGCCCGCTCGGTCAAGGAACGCCTTCAGGAGACCTTCCGTACGCGCGTCGAGGAGGGTGGCGCCCGCGACCCGGAGCTGCTCGCCCGCCAGCTGATGCTGGTCTTCGACGGGGCCAGCGCCCGCGCCGGAGCCGGGATCGAGACGCTGGACGGACTGACTACCGCGACGGTCACGGCGCTGATGGACGCGGCCGGGATGAAGTAG
- a CDS encoding AAA family ATPase — MFTSVDDVAARLAETGYLASPAVATTVFLADRLGKPLLVEGPAGVGKTELAKAVAEVAGARLIRLQCYEGVDESRALYEWNHAKQLLRISAGRDETWDETRTDIFSEEFLLPRPLLTAIRGDDPKVLLIDETDKADVEVEGLLLEVLSDFQVTVPELGTVTATRRPFVVLTSNASRELSEALRRRCLFLHIGFPDEELERRIVRLKVPGLDEALARSVVRVVGALRAMDLRKLPSVAETIDWARTLLALGADTLDETVVRDSLGVLLKHQEDVLKATSKLDLDAL; from the coding sequence TTGTTCACATCCGTCGACGACGTCGCCGCGCGTCTTGCCGAGACCGGCTACCTCGCCTCACCCGCGGTCGCCACGACCGTCTTCCTCGCCGACCGGCTGGGCAAGCCGCTGCTGGTCGAGGGCCCCGCCGGGGTCGGCAAGACGGAGCTGGCCAAGGCCGTCGCCGAGGTCGCCGGGGCCCGGCTGATCCGCCTCCAGTGCTACGAGGGTGTCGACGAGTCCCGCGCGCTGTACGAGTGGAACCACGCCAAGCAGCTGCTGCGGATCAGCGCGGGACGCGACGAGACCTGGGACGAGACCCGCACGGACATCTTCAGCGAGGAGTTCCTGCTCCCTCGCCCGCTGCTCACGGCGATCCGCGGCGACGACCCGAAGGTGCTGCTGATCGACGAGACGGACAAGGCGGACGTCGAGGTCGAGGGCCTGCTGCTGGAGGTGCTCAGCGACTTCCAGGTCACGGTCCCCGAACTGGGCACCGTCACGGCGACCCGCCGCCCCTTCGTCGTCCTCACCTCCAACGCCAGCCGCGAACTGTCGGAAGCGTTGCGCCGCCGCTGCCTCTTCCTGCACATCGGCTTCCCCGACGAGGAGTTGGAGCGTCGGATCGTCCGGCTCAAGGTGCCCGGGCTCGACGAGGCGCTGGCCCGCTCGGTGGTCCGGGTGGTGGGTGCGCTGCGCGCCATGGACCTGCGCAAGCTCCCGTCGGTCGCCGAGACCATCGACTGGGCGCGCACCCTGCTGGCGCTCGGCGCCGACACCCTGGACGAGACCGTCGTACGGGACAGTCTCGGCGTACTCCTCAAGCACCAGGAGGACGTCCTCAAGGCCACCTCCAAGCTCGATCTGGACGCTCTGTGA